The proteins below are encoded in one region of Calditrichota bacterium:
- the merA gene encoding mercury(II) reductase, translating into MKIKTLQLDIKGMTCDHCATSIEKKLDADGIIEKSVSYKEAGGQISFDENKISSEDITNLVNGLGHYKVTGSSELQENFGNENHLIIIGGGSAAFAATIQARKHGAKVTMINGGLPIGGTCVNVGCVPSKNLIRAAEAMHKANHNPFSGVESSGRLTSFKDLIKQKSDLVLDLRQQKYINVIKDMENFRKIEGRAKITSPTTVEVNGKTISGSHILLATGARPLIPNIPGLNDVPFLTNEEAFELEELPKSVIVLGGRYIALEIAQMFSRLGSKVTILQRSDRILPTETADLTDELTGYFEEEGITVVAGNNLVSVNKKDGQISVESLINGETRHFEAEKMIVATGRQANTSNMGLQEIGVELNSSGFVKVNDNLQTSVSTIYSAGDVLGENMFVYTAAYEGKLAANNMFNPVQKERDYTALPWVVFTDPQVAGVGLDENQAAEKGIEADTAVLLLSHVPRAIAAKDTRGFIKLIRDKNTDKLIGARILAPEGSELLMEVAMVIKFGITTEQIIEMFHPYLILGEGIKLAAITFSKSVEELSCCAT; encoded by the coding sequence ATGAAAATTAAAACCTTGCAACTCGATATAAAAGGTATGACCTGCGACCATTGTGCGACGAGCATTGAAAAAAAGCTGGATGCGGATGGTATCATTGAAAAAAGTGTCAGCTACAAGGAAGCGGGCGGTCAGATCTCTTTTGATGAAAATAAAATAAGCAGCGAAGATATTACCAATCTAGTAAATGGCCTTGGTCATTATAAAGTAACTGGTTCTTCAGAGTTGCAGGAAAACTTTGGAAACGAAAATCACCTGATTATAATTGGTGGTGGCTCAGCAGCTTTTGCTGCAACTATTCAAGCCCGTAAGCATGGAGCAAAAGTAACCATGATCAATGGTGGGCTGCCCATTGGTGGGACCTGCGTAAATGTGGGCTGTGTACCTTCGAAAAACCTAATCAGAGCTGCCGAAGCCATGCATAAAGCCAATCATAATCCGTTTTCGGGTGTTGAAAGTAGTGGACGTCTGACAAGCTTTAAGGATTTAATCAAACAAAAAAGTGATCTTGTCCTTGATCTGCGCCAGCAAAAATATATAAATGTCATCAAGGATATGGAAAATTTCCGGAAGATTGAAGGCCGGGCTAAAATCACTTCACCCACAACTGTAGAGGTAAATGGCAAAACGATATCCGGTAGCCATATTTTGCTTGCCACAGGCGCCAGGCCGCTCATCCCAAATATTCCCGGGTTGAATGATGTACCGTTCTTAACCAATGAAGAAGCCTTTGAACTGGAAGAATTGCCAAAGTCTGTCATTGTTTTAGGTGGGCGTTATATTGCTTTGGAAATAGCCCAGATGTTTTCACGATTAGGAAGTAAAGTAACCATTCTTCAGCGTTCGGATCGTATCTTGCCCACAGAGACGGCAGATTTAACTGATGAGCTCACTGGCTATTTTGAAGAGGAAGGTATAACTGTTGTAGCCGGTAATAATTTAGTGAGCGTGAATAAAAAAGATGGACAGATTAGTGTTGAATCACTTATAAATGGTGAAACACGTCATTTTGAAGCGGAAAAAATGATCGTTGCTACAGGGCGTCAGGCGAACACAAGCAACATGGGTTTACAAGAAATTGGAGTTGAATTGAACTCTTCTGGTTTTGTAAAGGTAAACGATAACCTGCAAACATCTGTATCAACTATTTATTCTGCAGGTGATGTATTAGGCGAGAACATGTTTGTTTATACTGCTGCTTATGAAGGTAAGCTGGCGGCAAACAATATGTTTAACCCTGTTCAGAAGGAACGCGATTATACTGCCCTTCCCTGGGTTGTTTTTACTGATCCGCAAGTAGCCGGTGTTGGTCTGGATGAAAACCAGGCAGCCGAAAAAGGCATTGAGGCTGATACGGCTGTTTTACTTTTGAGCCATGTACCGCGTGCTATTGCCGCTAAAGATACTCGTGGTTTTATAAAATTGATACGTGATAAAAATACAGATAAACTGATTGGCGCCCGCATACTTGCACCGGAAGGTTCGGAACTTTTGATGGAAGTGGCCATGGTCATAAAGTTTGGTATCACCACAGAACAGATTATAGAAATGTTTCATCCTTACCTTATTTTAGGCGAAGGAATAAAGCTGGCGGCCATCACCTTTAGTAAAAGTGTAGAAGAATTGAGCTGTTGTGCCACATAG
- a CDS encoding alkylmercury lyase encodes MNIELYYFEGCPSYVETGDNLKNALKDLGFDSSYNIIEVLDADDAVKKKFLGSPTIRVNGIDFEEKDGNYIFGCRIFSIDGKMTGTPTKAFIKEKFSVLLKYPK; translated from the coding sequence ATGAACATTGAATTATACTATTTTGAAGGATGCCCTTCTTATGTTGAAACCGGTGACAATTTAAAAAATGCTTTGAAAGACCTTGGATTTGATTCCAGCTACAACATCATTGAAGTATTGGATGCGGACGATGCTGTTAAAAAAAAGTTCTTGGGCTCACCCACTATCCGCGTGAATGGAATTGATTTTGAAGAAAAAGATGGTAATTACATTTTTGGCTGCAGGATTTTCTCAATTGACGGGAAAATGACAGGCACTCCAACCAAAGCCTTTATTAAGGAAAAATTCTCTGTTCTGTTAAAATATCCAAAGTAA
- a CDS encoding ABC transporter ATP-binding protein, whose translation MSLIQIKNLKKTYQSGNEIVKAVNNISMKIDLGEFVSVTGASGSGKSTLLTLLGGLSKPAKGTVVIDEIDIYDLSKEQRADFRKEYIGFVFQSFHLLPYLTVLENVMIPLAISDIKPSQKKAMAMLMLRKVGLDNKAKRLPNELSGGEQERVAIARALVNEPPIILADEPTGNLDSGTTNVIMKLFKQLNEQGQTIIMVTHDEQNLQFATRNIQLVDGALIN comes from the coding sequence ATGAGCTTAATACAAATAAAGAATCTTAAAAAAACATATCAAAGCGGTAATGAAATTGTCAAAGCAGTTAATAATATTTCCATGAAAATTGACCTTGGGGAATTTGTGTCTGTAACCGGGGCGTCTGGCTCTGGAAAAAGCACACTCTTAACTCTTTTAGGAGGATTGAGTAAACCGGCAAAGGGAACTGTGGTAATAGACGAAATAGATATATATGATTTATCAAAAGAACAGCGCGCTGATTTTCGTAAAGAGTATATAGGTTTTGTATTTCAATCTTTTCATCTTCTGCCTTACTTAACTGTACTCGAAAATGTTATGATCCCCTTAGCGATCAGCGATATAAAACCATCTCAAAAAAAGGCCATGGCCATGTTAATGTTAAGAAAAGTAGGTCTGGATAACAAAGCTAAAAGACTACCAAATGAGCTAAGCGGCGGTGAGCAGGAACGGGTTGCTATTGCAAGGGCTTTGGTTAATGAGCCACCAATAATCCTTGCTGATGAGCCGACGGGTAATCTGGATTCTGGCACAACAAATGTTATAATGAAATTATTCAAACAATTGAATGAACAAGGACAAACAATTATCATGGTAACTCACGATGAGCAGAATTTACAATTCGCAACACGCAATATTCAGTTGGTTGACGGGGCTCTAATAAATTGA
- a CDS encoding T9SS type A sorting domain-containing protein, which yields MIVLKLFLTIITVLLFNSFLTAQENWRLVGFGDFSIEHVYVNGDTIWVSTIDSTFKSEVHYSFTAGDTWNKVSDTDTLISGWLKLIQVNPYNGLIIYARTKKGRGVVSTDAGKAWTVIYPDQEPWPQNTEVTDIYVSPHNKNTLFGIIQTRSGATIDYLYRSNNNGINWEYINGGFPSSSHGSTLVFAYDPVDSTKMYAAIDDKFGEHWFYISNNQGANWNFMAGSVSSDKIIVDWSQSDLIYVFAFPLRSEDGGGSWINANNGLPSGWKYWFSIIDPQDPNVLYMSTKLGVYITINRAELWTLMEGSQYLDLNFSSGVQGKNANLFIDSTTQKLFVGTKKGLYSYNLITSIKKKDHNPKEYKLGQNFPNPFNPSTKINYHLAQNSFVSLKIYDVSGRLIKTLVNQQQNAGEQSVLFDGAGLPSGVYFYRLITSNGFSQSRKMLLLK from the coding sequence ATGATTGTTTTAAAACTGTTTTTAACGATAATTACTGTTCTACTTTTTAATTCATTTTTGACTGCACAAGAAAACTGGCGGCTTGTTGGGTTTGGGGATTTTTCAATTGAGCATGTTTATGTCAATGGTGATACAATATGGGTTAGTACAATTGATTCAACATTTAAAAGCGAGGTTCATTATAGCTTTACAGCAGGCGATACCTGGAACAAGGTTTCAGATACAGATACACTAATAAGTGGTTGGTTAAAGTTAATTCAGGTGAACCCCTATAATGGTTTAATAATTTATGCCCGTACAAAAAAGGGTCGGGGTGTAGTAAGTACAGATGCTGGTAAAGCATGGACAGTAATTTACCCTGACCAAGAACCTTGGCCCCAAAATACAGAGGTAACGGATATTTATGTTTCACCGCATAACAAAAACACTCTTTTTGGGATAATTCAAACGCGGAGCGGGGCAACCATTGATTATCTATATCGTTCTAATAATAATGGCATAAATTGGGAATATATCAATGGTGGTTTTCCCTCGTCAAGTCATGGCTCAACTCTAGTTTTTGCTTATGATCCTGTGGACAGCACGAAGATGTATGCAGCAATAGATGATAAATTTGGAGAACACTGGTTTTATATAAGCAACAATCAAGGGGCCAATTGGAATTTTATGGCAGGCTCTGTTTCATCGGATAAAATTATTGTTGATTGGAGTCAAAGTGATTTAATATATGTCTTCGCTTTTCCACTTCGCTCAGAAGATGGGGGGGGAAGTTGGATCAATGCAAACAACGGCCTTCCATCTGGTTGGAAATATTGGTTCAGCATAATTGATCCGCAAGACCCAAATGTGCTATATATGTCAACAAAACTCGGTGTTTATATAACAATTAACAGAGCGGAGTTGTGGACATTAATGGAGGGGTCTCAATATTTGGATTTGAACTTTAGCTCTGGTGTTCAAGGAAAAAACGCAAATTTATTTATTGATTCAACAACCCAAAAGTTATTCGTTGGTACAAAAAAGGGATTATATTCATATAATCTTATAACATCAATTAAAAAAAAAGACCATAACCCCAAAGAATATAAACTTGGTCAAAACTTTCCCAACCCCTTTAATCCATCTACTAAAATAAATTATCACTTAGCACAAAATAGTTTTGTTTCCTTAAAAATCTATGATGTTTCTGGGCGTTTAATAAAAACACTGGTTAATCAACAACAAAATGCTGGGGAACAGTCGGTATTATTTGATGGAGCAGGTTTACCAAGTGGGGTATATTTCTACAGGTTAATTACGTCTAATGGTTTTTCGCAAAGTCGAAAAATGCTTTTGCTCAAATAA
- a CDS encoding heavy-metal-associated domain-containing protein: MKIFKIIIINLVLIAANLFAQDENKKAKTSYEITFTVNGMTCEGCVEHVQETLKAVNGVTGYDVKRKENLAVVEFDPKVTNAVKIEEALKKTNFEIKKQAKDEKQDEQK, translated from the coding sequence ATGAAGATATTCAAAATTATAATTATCAACCTGGTATTAATAGCCGCAAACCTTTTTGCCCAGGATGAAAACAAGAAAGCTAAAACATCATACGAGATTACTTTTACGGTTAACGGAATGACCTGCGAAGGATGTGTTGAGCATGTTCAGGAAACATTGAAGGCAGTTAATGGGGTAACAGGTTATGATGTAAAACGTAAAGAAAATCTTGCCGTGGTGGAGTTTGATCCTAAAGTAACAAATGCAGTAAAAATTGAAGAAGCCCTTAAGAAAACCAATTTTGAAATCAAAAAGCAAGCAAAAGATGAAAAACAGGATGAACAGAAATAA
- a CDS encoding ABC transporter permease, producing the protein MKLYNISLNSLWRRKARMFFLLVGLLIAVSTVVILLNISQTMNSDIANKLDEYGANILIVPLSDELSLSYGGMTVSGVSFDVKPLQQVDISKIKQIKNKDNIKIISPKLLNVTDIQQKKVMVVGVDFEQELALKKWWSIIGKAPREKDEALIGAEVKKKLNLGLDQAILINGEPFKIKGILEESGSQDDQLVLIDLNRAQQLFKKESAISLIEVAALCYDCPIEEIVAQTSEQLPGAKVTAIQQTIKTKMKSINQFENFSMGISIVILLVAGLIVFTTMSASVNERKREIGIFRAIGYRRSHIIQIILQEALLLSSIAGVFGYFFGLLISIFAAPMIGADSVSISINFNMIALSLLISTFIGIGASLYPSIKASRLDPTIALQSI; encoded by the coding sequence ATGAAGTTATATAACATTTCGCTCAACAGTCTTTGGCGCCGTAAAGCACGTATGTTTTTTCTATTAGTGGGGCTGCTTATTGCTGTAAGCACAGTTGTAATATTATTGAATATTTCTCAAACGATGAACAGTGATATTGCCAATAAGCTTGATGAATATGGCGCGAATATTTTAATCGTTCCACTATCGGATGAACTCTCTCTTTCATATGGAGGAATGACTGTATCAGGAGTGTCATTTGATGTAAAACCACTGCAACAAGTTGATATTTCTAAAATTAAACAAATAAAAAACAAAGATAATATTAAGATTATCTCTCCCAAGCTGCTTAATGTAACAGACATTCAACAAAAAAAGGTAATGGTGGTTGGTGTTGATTTTGAGCAGGAACTGGCATTAAAAAAATGGTGGTCAATAATTGGGAAAGCTCCCAGAGAAAAAGACGAAGCTTTGATTGGAGCAGAAGTTAAAAAGAAACTAAATCTCGGTCTTGACCAGGCCATCTTAATAAATGGCGAACCTTTTAAAATAAAAGGTATCCTTGAAGAAAGCGGTTCTCAGGATGATCAGCTCGTTTTAATCGACCTTAATCGAGCACAACAATTGTTTAAAAAGGAATCCGCCATAAGCCTTATTGAAGTTGCCGCATTATGTTATGATTGCCCGATTGAGGAAATAGTCGCTCAAACATCAGAGCAGTTGCCAGGGGCAAAGGTAACTGCTATTCAGCAAACTATTAAAACAAAAATGAAATCAATTAATCAATTTGAGAATTTTTCAATGGGTATTTCAATTGTAATCCTTCTGGTAGCAGGACTTATTGTTTTTACAACTATGAGTGCATCGGTAAATGAGCGTAAAAGGGAAATCGGTATTTTCAGGGCAATTGGATATCGGCGATCACATATAATCCAGATTATACTGCAGGAAGCTCTACTGCTTAGTAGTATCGCGGGGGTTTTCGGTTACTTTTTTGGTTTACTGATTTCAATATTTGCCGCCCCAATGATAGGAGCAGATTCTGTCAGCATATCGATAAATTTTAATATGATTGCTCTCTCTTTGCTGATATCAACTTTTATCGGAATCGGTGCAAGTCTTTATCCATCGATTAAAGCTTCGAGGCTTGATCCAACTATTGCTCTGCAGTCGATATAA
- a CDS encoding heme lyase CcmF/NrfE family subunit: MKFGNLSIYVALISIIYSSWFYYQAHKTDRNHKSNKQKDNNFNHNIKHARFGFYAMTAWISVASFYLWYLIFTHQFQVDYIYRYTSSDLGTGYLFSAFWAGQEGSFLFWALMIALMGVIFVRYAEKLESISMLTVNIVQGAFLLLLIKANPFALSGSIPPEGAGLNPLLQNPWMVIHPPILFLGYAATTVPFAIAIAALLNRDFKEWIKIAFPWTLFASITMGAGIIIGGYWAYKVLGWGGYWGWDPVENSSLIAWLVVLALFHGLLVSRFREGFQKTNFALAILSFALVLYATFLTRSGVLADFSVHSFQDLGINGILTLYILASLLVGFALLYQRKNEIPFVGISFDSLTKENILVIAVLIIVTSAFFILLGTSSPLITELLGKPAQVNISFYNRINLPIGILMSLSLGIAPVLLWKTEELKTVISKLSVSVIIAGLSAVVAISFGMVSILNTIFLISAVFAFSSNMMVLIQNIKYGWKLIVAPLAHVGVALMLVGIIISGVFDKSERVVLTENTANNVLGYDLLYKGKYNGPDGKNGVLIEVKNGNSKFTANPRLYQNSYTKSEMREPHVEENFLSDLYIAPLQVMDKTEAGKENTLTMKKGEKKQFAGYDVQFSSFDMDNHEQIEGDFKVAAVLQFSKDNETFEVKPAIVLKGQEKINEPAHLPFIKNQNSKAQISLSGMNPDTKNIQLSFEGLNEEKPVKEKSSQIVVEVSNKPFMSMLWIGTILLTLGTILAMKRRTLDLKTTIPSGGQ, encoded by the coding sequence AACGGATAGAAACCATAAATCGAATAAGCAAAAAGATAACAATTTCAATCACAATATTAAGCACGCCCGCTTTGGGTTTTATGCAATGACAGCATGGATAAGTGTTGCTTCTTTCTATTTGTGGTACTTGATTTTTACTCACCAATTCCAGGTAGATTATATTTATAGATATACATCGAGTGACCTAGGGACAGGTTACTTGTTTTCTGCATTCTGGGCAGGGCAAGAGGGATCCTTTTTGTTTTGGGCTTTAATGATCGCTCTGATGGGTGTAATTTTCGTTCGATATGCTGAAAAGCTTGAATCCATTTCGATGTTGACAGTAAATATCGTTCAGGGCGCATTTCTTCTATTGCTGATTAAAGCAAATCCATTTGCCCTGTCTGGCAGTATTCCTCCAGAAGGCGCAGGACTGAATCCTTTATTGCAAAATCCATGGATGGTTATTCACCCTCCAATTTTATTCCTGGGGTATGCGGCTACAACAGTTCCATTCGCGATTGCCATAGCTGCTTTACTAAATCGTGATTTTAAAGAATGGATTAAAATTGCTTTTCCATGGACGTTATTTGCGTCAATTACGATGGGGGCAGGCATAATAATTGGTGGTTATTGGGCATATAAAGTTTTAGGCTGGGGTGGATATTGGGGATGGGATCCTGTTGAGAATTCATCACTAATTGCCTGGCTTGTGGTATTGGCTCTTTTTCACGGTTTGCTGGTCAGTCGTTTTAGGGAAGGTTTTCAAAAAACTAACTTTGCTTTGGCAATATTAAGTTTTGCCCTTGTTCTTTATGCAACGTTTTTAACACGAAGCGGGGTCCTTGCCGATTTTTCTGTACACTCTTTTCAAGATTTAGGTATTAATGGCATTTTGACACTTTATATACTTGCTTCTTTATTAGTGGGATTTGCATTACTGTACCAAAGAAAAAATGAAATTCCCTTTGTAGGGATATCTTTTGACAGTCTTACAAAAGAAAACATCCTGGTAATTGCTGTTTTGATCATTGTTACCAGTGCATTTTTTATTCTTTTGGGTACTTCCTCACCCTTAATTACTGAATTACTTGGAAAACCAGCCCAGGTTAATATTTCTTTTTATAATAGAATTAATTTACCAATTGGGATTTTGATGTCACTCTCTTTAGGCATAGCCCCTGTATTATTATGGAAGACTGAAGAACTAAAAACAGTTATTTCTAAGCTTTCTGTATCTGTTATAATTGCCGGTCTCAGTGCAGTTGTAGCAATTAGCTTTGGTATGGTGAGTATATTGAATACTATATTTCTTATATCAGCCGTGTTTGCTTTTTCCAGTAATATGATGGTTCTGATTCAAAATATAAAATATGGTTGGAAATTGATTGTTGCGCCTCTTGCACATGTTGGTGTTGCTTTAATGTTAGTAGGAATTATTATTTCCGGAGTCTTTGATAAATCCGAAAGAGTAGTTTTAACTGAAAACACAGCTAATAATGTTCTAGGCTATGATTTGCTTTACAAGGGAAAATACAATGGTCCGGATGGAAAAAATGGTGTGTTAATTGAAGTGAAGAACGGCAATTCAAAATTTACGGCAAATCCGCGTTTGTATCAAAATAGCTACACTAAAAGTGAAATGCGTGAACCCCATGTTGAAGAAAATTTCTTAAGTGATTTGTACATCGCTCCTTTACAAGTAATGGATAAAACGGAAGCAGGGAAAGAAAATACACTTACAATGAAGAAAGGCGAAAAAAAGCAATTCGCAGGTTATGATGTCCAGTTTAGCAGCTTTGATATGGACAACCATGAACAAATAGAAGGAGACTTCAAAGTAGCTGCGGTTCTTCAATTTAGTAAAGACAATGAAACATTCGAAGTAAAGCCGGCAATCGTTTTAAAAGGGCAAGAAAAAATTAATGAGCCGGCCCATCTTCCTTTTATTAAAAATCAGAATTCAAAAGCCCAAATATCATTAAGTGGTATGAATCCTGATACAAAAAATATACAACTTTCTTTTGAAGGCCTTAATGAAGAAAAACCGGTTAAGGAAAAGTCAAGTCAGATTGTTGTTGAAGTTAGCAATAAACCTTTTATGAGTATGCTTTGGATTGGAACTATACTACTTACATTAGGAACAATACTAGCAATGAAGAGGCGTACTTTAGATTTAAAAACCACAATACCTAGTGGGGGACAATAA
- a CDS encoding T9SS type A sorting domain-containing protein — translation MYVKSTGSATSTIYASCKRDGLQVISLDMSGMGFSYTITQHLYDADKADADKTNSTDASFDFRNTHSAWPTDDGAYVFTTDELSVWPPDNENVNLATDVNLYVTGVLKDAHRQGDFLRTWKTSQLGTSSALKSGHYAPQGQAAGVTDLTSINNTMVPSSVHQMYAKGNCLYIAHYAQGMRVVDIYDPESPQEIGYYDDYPTLSVVGGSDYFFRKSISTGSPWYQGVYGVYPDPNRPGIVYAGSFNKGFYIFDVLPTITTPTGVSVSGNPTENPIISWNASTDTGLDGYKLYRSLDGGAYNLLITLDRNTTSFEDGGVIIGSGKFAPYACYKVSAFNITGRESAQAWQKCTQYSGLNKSGVDPLVSENDNTIPKEFNLKQAYPNPFNPSTKISYDLPENTFVNLVVYNMLGMEVALLVNRFQESGRYTVEFNAKHLPSGSYIYRIKAGLFTDKKKIVLVK, via the coding sequence ATGTATGTAAAAAGTACGGGTTCTGCAACCTCTACAATTTATGCGTCTTGCAAGCGGGATGGCTTACAGGTAATTAGCTTAGATATGTCTGGTATGGGCTTTAGTTATACAATAACGCAACATTTATATGATGCTGATAAAGCAGACGCAGATAAAACCAACTCAACAGATGCATCCTTCGATTTCAGAAACACCCATAGTGCTTGGCCAACCGATGACGGTGCTTATGTTTTCACAACAGATGAATTAAGCGTTTGGCCACCGGATAATGAAAATGTTAATCTTGCAACAGATGTTAATCTATATGTTACGGGTGTTTTAAAAGATGCCCACCGCCAAGGCGATTTTCTGCGTACCTGGAAAACATCACAGCTTGGAACTTCCAGTGCCTTAAAAAGCGGACACTATGCACCTCAGGGGCAAGCCGCTGGGGTAACAGACCTAACTAGCATAAACAATACTATGGTTCCAAGCAGCGTTCATCAAATGTATGCAAAAGGTAATTGTCTATATATTGCACACTATGCTCAAGGCATGCGAGTGGTTGATATTTACGACCCCGAAAGCCCCCAAGAAATCGGTTATTATGATGATTATCCCACATTAAGTGTCGTTGGTGGTTCAGATTATTTTTTCCGGAAAAGCATAAGCACTGGAAGCCCTTGGTATCAAGGAGTTTATGGAGTTTACCCAGATCCTAATCGGCCCGGTATAGTTTATGCCGGAAGCTTTAATAAAGGTTTTTACATTTTTGATGTTTTGCCAACCATCACGACACCAACGGGAGTATCAGTTTCGGGCAATCCTACCGAGAATCCAATTATTAGCTGGAATGCGAGCACCGACACTGGATTGGATGGTTATAAACTTTATAGGTCACTCGATGGCGGGGCTTATAACTTGCTTATAACGCTTGACAGAAACACCACTTCTTTTGAAGATGGCGGTGTTATAATAGGTAGCGGAAAATTTGCCCCATATGCCTGTTATAAAGTATCTGCTTTTAATATTACCGGCCGTGAATCAGCTCAAGCATGGCAAAAGTGTACACAATACAGCGGTCTTAATAAATCAGGGGTGGATCCACTTGTTAGTGAAAACGACAATACTATTCCCAAAGAATTTAATCTAAAACAGGCTTATCCCAACCCATTTAACCCATCCACAAAGATAAGTTATGACCTACCTGAAAACACTTTTGTAAACCTGGTTGTTTATAATATGCTTGGCATGGAAGTGGCGCTATTGGTCAATCGATTTCAGGAAAGCGGACGCTATACGGTTGAGTTTAATGCAAAACATTTGCCCAGCGGTTCGTATATTTATAGAATAAAAGCCGGGCTTTTTACAGATAAGAAAAAGATAGTACTGGTTAAATAG
- a CDS encoding heavy metal-responsive transcriptional regulator, protein MNIRDISKETGFSIDTIRYYEKMELIENVERSESGYRIFSDEDLKRFLFIKKAKKIGFTLNDIRELLTLRIETDQPCEPVHELARGKLKIVEEKLNELTRIKKVLKELIDQCSPDKSTDSCPILRVLEN, encoded by the coding sequence ATGAATATTCGAGACATATCTAAAGAAACAGGGTTTTCAATTGATACAATTCGTTATTATGAAAAAATGGAGTTAATCGAAAATGTTGAACGCTCAGAATCGGGGTACCGCATTTTTAGCGATGAAGATTTAAAACGTTTTCTTTTTATCAAAAAAGCAAAGAAAATCGGTTTTACCCTGAATGATATCCGGGAACTTCTAACTTTGCGGATTGAGACAGATCAGCCATGCGAACCTGTTCATGAGCTGGCCAGGGGAAAACTAAAAATCGTAGAAGAAAAGCTAAATGAGTTAACAAGGATTAAAAAAGTATTAAAAGAGCTTATTGATCAATGTTCCCCAGACAAATCAACAGATTCCTGTCCTATTTTACGCGTTTTGGAAAACTAA
- a CDS encoding heavy-metal-associated domain-containing protein — MNNLISLKYNYIYLFLLISIVNVSVLAEDKNNDIIKGEKIHIEVDGLSCPFCAYGLEKKLKALDSIDTLDININEGLIKIFLKKDKQISKTEIREKVAEAGFTFRKLVVDGKEYEIKNNSGDK; from the coding sequence ATGAATAATTTAATAAGTCTAAAATATAATTACATTTATCTCTTTTTATTGATTTCTATTGTTAATGTTTCTGTTCTTGCTGAAGATAAAAACAATGACATTATTAAAGGTGAGAAAATCCATATAGAAGTGGATGGCTTATCCTGCCCATTTTGCGCTTATGGCCTGGAAAAAAAGTTAAAAGCCCTGGACAGTATAGATACACTTGATATAAATATAAATGAAGGCTTGATTAAAATCTTTTTAAAAAAAGACAAACAAATCAGTAAAACGGAAATCCGGGAAAAAGTAGCCGAAGCAGGGTTTACATTTCGCAAGCTCGTTGTTGATGGGAAAGAGTATGAAATTAAAAACAACTCTGGTGATAAATAA
- a CDS encoding DUF2318 domain-containing protein, producing the protein MAYFCTYCGKQLTENAKFCNNCGNEIKENKSEEDKKNRSVNKPNFSLKRQKVLSKNNTKPGNKKTVYSIISVLALMGFAAFYDSLPALANPVIEKQPVVVAEFKYPNLPKRMSATKATVRDGKIVIPFDALKKEKFLKFNYSSNNLNTPLLAYISEEGKVVTAVSMCEPCNSTTFHIRGDQLVCNSCGTTWELDNLNGLEGSCQKYPPDALPSIVVGNEIQIDESLVANWRRRI; encoded by the coding sequence ATGGCATATTTTTGCACCTACTGCGGTAAGCAGCTTACTGAAAACGCAAAGTTTTGTAATAATTGCGGAAATGAGATTAAAGAAAATAAATCTGAAGAAGATAAAAAAAACAGATCAGTCAATAAACCAAATTTTTCATTAAAACGGCAAAAAGTATTGTCTAAGAACAATACCAAGCCTGGTAATAAAAAAACGGTTTATTCTATTATTTCTGTTTTAGCACTAATGGGTTTTGCGGCTTTTTATGATAGTCTGCCTGCATTAGCCAATCCGGTTATTGAAAAGCAGCCGGTTGTAGTAGCTGAATTTAAATATCCAAATTTACCAAAGCGAATGTCAGCAACTAAGGCAACAGTTCGGGATGGAAAAATTGTCATCCCATTTGATGCTTTAAAAAAAGAAAAGTTCTTAAAATTTAATTATTCATCAAATAATTTAAACACACCACTTCTGGCTTACATATCAGAAGAAGGAAAAGTAGTTACTGCTGTAAGCATGTGTGAACCATGTAATTCAACAACATTTCATATTCGTGGTGACCAACTGGTCTGTAATTCATGCGGTACAACCTGGGAGCTGGACAACTTAAATGGTCTTGAAGGTTCATGTCAGAAATATCCACCGGATGCGTTGCCCAGTATAGTTGTTGGAAACGAAATCCAAATAGACGAATCTCTTGTTGCCAATTGGCGGCGAAGAATATGA